Proteins encoded in a region of the Podarcis muralis chromosome 4, rPodMur119.hap1.1, whole genome shotgun sequence genome:
- the LIPI gene encoding LOW QUALITY PROTEIN: lipase member I (The sequence of the model RefSeq protein was modified relative to this genomic sequence to represent the inferred CDS: deleted 2 bases in 1 codon) yields the protein MLKGESNTLLKCWLHAAFQRSPVLGLCVFTCFVAWCVRADTEQECPKFTDLNIGNAVIGTDVKVQLLLHTRRNQNCAEILSENNLTASTHLNLTKQTIIIIHGYRFTGSPPVWIDEIQALLLKKEDSNVIMVDWNRGATTVYYPSAVKNAKTVVGILNNLIDQMLANGASLDSVYMIGVSLGAHIAGFVGKAYNGKIRRITGLDPAGPSFTGKLPSERLDHTDAQFVDVIHTDIDALGYREPLGNIDFYPNGGTDQPGCPKTIFSGTQYLKCDHQRSVFLYMASLKQNCNVTGYPCDSYVNYRNGKCVHCEAFQPLPCPVLGYYADKWKDRLIEKNPPVTRAYFDTSDKDPFCMYHYSVDIITWNRNSRRGFINIKITDNAGNTTESKINSGAAAFHQYRQAHLLAGFDVDFDNVSKIALTFSTRNAIGPKYKLRVLQMRLKSLSDPQRIQLCRYDFVLLENIEMTFRPIPCH from the exons ATGTTAAAAGGAGAAAGCAACACCCTCCTGAAATGT TGGTTACACGCTGCTTttcaaagatcaccagtgttgggATTATGTGTCTTCACCTGTTTCGTGGCTTGGTGTGTGAGAGCAG ATACAGAACAAGAATGCCCTAAATTTACTGATCTTAACATAGGCAATGCCGTGATTGGTACAGATGTAAAAGTGCAACTGCTTTTGCACACAAGGAGAAACCAAAACTGTGCAGAGATTCTCAGTGAAAACAATCTAACGGCTTCTACACATCTAAATCTGACCAagcaaactattattattattcatggttaCAGATTTACAGGTTCCCCACCAGTATGGATTGATGAAATTCAAGCGCTTCTGCTTAAAAAGGAAGACAGCAATGTTATAATGGTAGATTGGAATCGGGGTGCCACGACTGTGTATTATCCTAGTGCTGTTAAAAATGCCAAGACAGTAGTAGGAATTTTGAACAATCTTATTGACCAAATGCTG GCAAATGGAGCGTCTCTTGACTCTGTATATATGATCGGAGTAAGCCTTGGGGCTCATATAGCTGGATTTGTTGGGAAGGCATACAATGGCAAAATTCGCAGAATTACAG GTCTTGACCCAGCAGGGCCATCATTTACAGGAAAGCTGCCCAGTGAAAGATTGGATCACACTGATGCTCAATTTGTTGATGTTATTCATACTGATATTGATG cTTTGGGCTACAGGGAGCCTTTGGGAAACATCGATTTCTACCCAAATGGAGGAACAGATCAACCTGGATGCCCAAAAACAATATTCAGTG GCACTCAGTATTTAAAATGTGATCATCAGAGATCTGTTTTCTTGTACATGGCATCCTTGAAACAGAATTGTAATGTAACTGGATACCCTTGTGACTCGTACGTAAATTATAGGAATGGAAAATGCGTGCACTGTGAAGCTTTTCAGCCACTCCCATGTCCAGTTTTGG GTTATTATGCTGATAAGTGGAAGGACCGTTTAATTGAAAAGAACCCTCCTGTGACAAGAGCTTACTTTGATACTTCAGACAAAGACCCATTCTGCA tGTATCATTACTCTGTGGATATTATTACCTGGAACAGAAATAGTAGGAGAGGTTTCATAAACATCAAAATAACAGATAATGCTGGAAATACAACAGAATCCAAAATCAATAG CGGTGCAGCTGCATTTCACCAATATAGACAAGCCCATTTGCTTGCTGGATTTGACGTGGATTTCGACAATGTATCCAAAATAGCCTTGACATTTTCTACAAGGAATGCAATAGGCCCCAAGTACAAGCTTAGGGTCCTCCAAATGAGATTAAAATCTCTTTCAGATCCCCAAAG GATTCAGCTATGTAGGTATGATTTTGTTCTGCTGGAAAATATTGAAATGACCTTCAGACCTATTCCATGCCATTGA